The proteins below come from a single Caenibius sp. WL genomic window:
- a CDS encoding Lrp/AsnC family transcriptional regulator, whose product MTQTFNFDATDRAIVELLRQNGRTTNQQIAENLGLTATTVSSRIKRMEDANQLRVVAVSDFAAHGFNFLMEVAIEVDGRPASEVGEELARFPEVFAVHLVTGRYDLDMLVALKDFDDLSHLLLDKFSKIRGIRSMTPAIVVDIIKYQFDIAPIEE is encoded by the coding sequence ATGACACAGACATTCAACTTCGACGCGACCGACCGGGCCATCGTGGAACTGCTGCGCCAGAACGGGCGCACCACCAACCAGCAGATCGCCGAAAATCTGGGATTGACCGCCACCACCGTGTCATCGCGGATCAAGCGCATGGAAGACGCCAACCAGTTGCGCGTGGTGGCCGTGTCCGATTTCGCGGCGCACGGGTTCAATTTCCTGATGGAAGTGGCCATCGAAGTCGACGGCCGCCCCGCTTCGGAAGTGGGGGAAGAACTGGCCCGCTTTCCCGAGGTGTTCGCCGTGCATCTCGTCACCGGCCGCTACGATCTCGACATGCTGGTGGCGCTGAAGGATTTTGACGACCTGTCGCACCTGCTGCTGGACAAGTTCTCGAAAATCCGGGGCATCCGTTCCATGACGCCGGCCATCGTTGTCGATATCATCAAATATCAGTTCGATATCGCCCCGATCGAGGAATGA
- a CDS encoding Lrp/AsnC family transcriptional regulator — protein MAGTQQLDDLDRQLVAMLSRDARVSNRRIAAELGVTEGTVRGRIKRLQQDGLITFTAITGLEMAAKSRLAFISIDANVNHVRAIARQIADMPLINGVMITMGQFNILAICLFEDLDKLVDIASDTILALPGVHHVETSIAVKTYKYNTRVARIAADPQGVAQ, from the coding sequence ATGGCCGGAACCCAACAGCTCGACGATCTGGACCGCCAACTGGTCGCCATGCTCAGCCGCGATGCGCGCGTTTCCAACCGCAGGATCGCGGCCGAACTGGGCGTGACCGAAGGCACCGTGCGCGGCCGGATCAAACGCCTTCAGCAGGATGGGCTGATCACCTTCACCGCGATCACCGGGCTGGAAATGGCGGCGAAATCGCGGCTTGCCTTCATCAGCATCGATGCCAACGTCAACCATGTCCGCGCCATCGCCCGGCAGATCGCGGATATGCCGCTGATCAACGGGGTGATGATCACCATGGGCCAGTTCAATATCCTGGCCATCTGCCTGTTCGAAGATCTCGACAAGCTGGTGGATATCGCATCGGACACGATACTCGCCCTGCCCGGCGTGCATCACGTCGAAACCTCGATCGCGGTCAAGACTTACAAGTACAACACGCGGGTCGCCCGCATCGCGGCCGACCCGCAGGGTGTGGCTCAATAA
- a CDS encoding SDR family oxidoreductase, protein MINYGMDGKVALVTGAGGGIGRAAALAFAHSGAAVLVCDVQDAAGEETVAQIAAQGGKAVFQHCDVSDPAQVKAMVAAAVAKFGRLDYAFNNAGINSVGANEYDDATWARSIDINLTGVMLCMREEAEVMLQSGGGAIVNTASINGLVGNGAQPAYTASKHGVVGLTRHGALRWANQGIRVNAVCPGVIDTAMTAQAAANPEIRAKIEQMTPMGRMGRPEEIAAAVLWLCSDAAGFVTGQPIAVDGGTTVY, encoded by the coding sequence ATGATCAATTACGGAATGGACGGCAAGGTTGCCCTGGTAACCGGCGCGGGTGGTGGGATCGGCCGGGCGGCCGCGTTGGCGTTTGCCCATTCCGGCGCGGCGGTGCTGGTCTGCGATGTGCAGGACGCGGCGGGCGAGGAAACCGTGGCCCAGATCGCGGCGCAAGGCGGCAAGGCCGTGTTCCAGCATTGCGATGTCAGCGATCCGGCGCAGGTCAAGGCAATGGTCGCCGCGGCCGTGGCCAAGTTCGGGCGGCTGGATTACGCTTTCAACAACGCGGGCATCAACAGTGTGGGCGCCAACGAATATGACGATGCCACCTGGGCGCGCAGCATCGATATCAATCTCACCGGCGTGATGCTGTGCATGCGCGAAGAAGCCGAAGTGATGCTGCAGAGCGGCGGCGGGGCGATCGTCAACACCGCTTCGATCAACGGGCTGGTTGGCAACGGCGCGCAGCCTGCCTACACCGCGTCGAAGCATGGCGTTGTCGGGCTGACGCGGCATGGGGCGCTGCGCTGGGCCAACCAGGGTATTCGCGTCAATGCGGTGTGCCCCGGCGTGATCGACACCGCGATGACGGCGCAGGCCGCCGCCAACCCGGAAATCCGCGCGAAGATCGAACAGATGACGCCGATGGGCCGGATGGGACGGCCGGAAGAAATCGCTGCCGCGGTGCTGTGGTTGTGTTCCGATGCGGCCGGTTTCGTGACCGGTCAGCCGATCGCGGTGGACGGTGGCACCACCGTTTATTGA
- a CDS encoding alkene reductase, with translation MDDLIFTPTRFGALTLANRIVMSPMTRSRAGAGDAPTTMNAAYYRQRASAGLLVTEGVFPCPEGKGYWRTPGIHSQQQIDGWAQVAEAVHAEGGLISMQLMHCGRAVATANRGYEADVVAPSALPCPDPIPGPDGVPVPAAMPRALAADELPLVAEQHAQAARNARAAGIDAVELHCSSGYLINSFLNPASNKREDAFGGSPENRARFPIMVVKAMAEAVGADRVGVRISPGNPYNGMDPTDPGPVFAALLDGIDDLGLAYLHVLDTYRPGFDTIAFVRRHWSGPVAINNMLTLDKARALLAGGQVEGVSFGRAFIGNPDLVARFRAGAPLAEARQEHFYTGEEVGYTDYPPFTAA, from the coding sequence ATGGACGATCTGATCTTTACGCCGACCCGGTTCGGCGCTCTGACTCTTGCCAACCGTATCGTGATGTCGCCGATGACCCGCAGCCGCGCGGGGGCGGGCGATGCACCGACGACGATGAACGCCGCCTATTACCGCCAGCGGGCCAGCGCCGGGCTGCTGGTGACCGAAGGCGTGTTCCCCTGCCCCGAAGGGAAAGGCTACTGGCGCACGCCCGGCATCCATTCGCAGCAGCAGATCGACGGATGGGCCCAAGTGGCGGAAGCCGTCCATGCCGAAGGCGGGCTGATCTCCATGCAACTGATGCATTGCGGCCGCGCCGTCGCCACCGCCAATCGCGGGTATGAGGCCGATGTGGTGGCGCCTTCGGCCCTGCCCTGCCCCGATCCGATTCCGGGGCCCGACGGCGTGCCCGTTCCCGCCGCCATGCCGCGTGCGCTGGCCGCCGACGAACTGCCGCTGGTGGCCGAACAGCACGCGCAGGCGGCCCGCAATGCCCGAGCCGCCGGGATCGACGCGGTGGAACTGCACTGTTCCAGCGGTTATCTCATCAACAGCTTCCTCAATCCCGCCAGCAACAAGCGGGAGGATGCGTTCGGCGGCAGCCCGGAAAACCGCGCCCGTTTCCCGATCATGGTGGTCAAGGCGATGGCCGAAGCGGTGGGCGCGGACCGGGTCGGCGTGCGCATTTCCCCCGGCAACCCCTACAACGGCATGGACCCCACCGATCCGGGCCCGGTGTTCGCGGCTCTGCTGGATGGGATCGACGATCTCGGCCTGGCCTATCTCCATGTGCTCGACACCTATCGCCCCGGTTTCGACACCATCGCATTCGTGCGCCGGCACTGGTCCGGCCCGGTGGCGATCAACAACATGCTGACGCTGGACAAGGCGCGGGCGCTGCTCGCCGGCGGACAGGTCGAAGGCGTATCCTTCGGGCGCGCGTTCATCGGCAATCCCGATCTTGTCGCCCGCTTCCGGGCCGGGGCCCCGCTTGCCGAGGCGCGGCAGGAACATTTCTACACCGGGGAGGAAGTGGGGTACACCGACTATCCCCCTTTCACCGCCGCCTGA
- a CDS encoding flavin-dependent monooxygenase, with the protein MSLAPKIDTPSPADLVARAAALVPTLRARADQCEAENKVPDATIADFQTADFFKILQPRRYGGYEMDPEVFYEVQMKLAEGCMSSAWVLGVVAVHNWQLALFDPQAQEDVWGEDPTTLISSSYMPRAEVTPVEGGYRISGRWGFSSGIDHCEWAFLGGLVPDPETGQPDFLTFLVPRADFQVLPIWNTIGLGGTGSQDVTVSDAFVPAYRTHRSKDGFALTSPGAKANPARLYKLPFGQVFVRAVSSSSIGALQGALDVFLETGARRRSNNSFASAAGDPDVQVLIAETQSAIDEMKTILFRNFGVLNDHARAGESADLETRLRFRFQSAQISSRCCALISRLFFLSGAEAIYRGNPIARAFCDIHAGRTHVANNPNTVGRNVGGVMLGGPNTDSFI; encoded by the coding sequence ATGAGCCTTGCCCCGAAGATTGATACGCCCAGTCCGGCCGATCTGGTCGCCCGCGCCGCCGCGCTGGTGCCCACCTTGCGCGCCCGCGCCGATCAGTGCGAAGCGGAAAACAAGGTGCCGGATGCGACCATCGCCGATTTCCAGACGGCCGATTTCTTCAAGATACTCCAGCCCAGGCGCTACGGCGGCTACGAAATGGACCCGGAGGTTTTCTACGAAGTCCAGATGAAGCTTGCCGAAGGCTGCATGTCCTCGGCCTGGGTGCTCGGTGTGGTGGCCGTCCATAACTGGCAACTGGCGCTGTTCGACCCGCAGGCGCAGGAAGATGTCTGGGGCGAAGACCCGACGACGCTGATCTCCTCCTCCTATATGCCGCGCGCGGAGGTGACTCCGGTCGAAGGCGGATACCGGATCAGCGGGCGCTGGGGCTTTTCCAGCGGCATCGATCATTGCGAATGGGCGTTTCTGGGCGGGCTGGTGCCCGATCCGGAAACCGGCCAACCCGATTTCCTGACTTTCCTCGTCCCACGGGCGGATTTCCAAGTCCTGCCGATCTGGAACACGATCGGTCTCGGCGGCACGGGCAGCCAGGACGTGACAGTATCCGATGCGTTCGTCCCCGCCTATCGCACACACCGTTCCAAGGATGGGTTCGCGCTGACGAGCCCGGGCGCCAAGGCCAATCCCGCGCGGCTCTACAAGCTGCCGTTCGGGCAGGTGTTCGTCCGCGCGGTGTCGTCTTCATCCATTGGGGCGTTGCAGGGCGCGCTCGACGTGTTTCTCGAAACGGGCGCGCGGCGCAGGAGCAACAACAGCTTCGCCAGCGCCGCCGGCGATCCCGACGTGCAGGTACTGATCGCCGAAACCCAGTCTGCGATCGATGAGATGAAGACCATCCTGTTCCGCAATTTCGGCGTGCTGAACGACCATGCGCGGGCAGGCGAATCCGCCGATCTCGAAACCCGGCTGCGCTTCCGCTTCCAGTCGGCGCAGATTTCCAGCCGCTGCTGCGCGCTGATCAGCCGCCTGTTCTTCCTGAGCGGCGCGGAAGCGATCTATCGCGGCAATCCGATCGCGCGGGCGTTCTGCGATATCCATGCCGGGCGCACGCATGTGGCCAACAACCCCAACACCGTGGGCCGCAATGTCGGCGGCGTGATGCTGGGCGGCCCCAACACCGACAGTTTCATCTGA
- a CDS encoding Rieske 2Fe-2S domain-containing protein, translated as MATTAEYGLGELAFPRGWFMIAIADEVTQEPQPVRFFGKEMALYRGKSGRVVLLDAYCPHMKVNIARNTTSYVVKDGTRIEGDSIRCPAHGWRFTPEGQCDDIPYSTRGIPKAACIKSHKVVERAGCIWMWHDMEGGAPDFDLPTFAEYDQTEQGWVRWQVDHLGTLPIHPQEIVDNMTDFGHFTPVHGSMGHAYFENEFAGHIMRQRFGSGHRTLVDGDALLETDTWYTGPGILLSRMEGKHPSLMMICNTPVEDGEVRVWFAVMAKTAENHEPTREEAAIARAYHEAGLAAFAQDFELWKYKEPAINILQIPDDGPFHKERIWYKQFYNPRERAAEFHKRVNGTHITAKAGDTPPVRAVA; from the coding sequence ATGGCAACGACTGCTGAATATGGCTTGGGCGAACTGGCATTTCCCCGTGGGTGGTTCATGATCGCGATTGCCGATGAAGTGACGCAGGAACCGCAACCGGTGCGCTTCTTCGGCAAGGAAATGGCGCTCTATCGCGGCAAGAGCGGGCGGGTGGTGCTGCTCGATGCCTATTGCCCGCACATGAAAGTCAACATCGCCCGCAACACCACCTCCTACGTGGTGAAGGACGGGACGCGGATCGAAGGGGATTCGATCCGGTGCCCGGCGCATGGCTGGCGCTTCACGCCCGAGGGGCAGTGCGACGATATCCCTTATTCCACTCGCGGCATTCCCAAGGCGGCCTGCATCAAATCGCACAAGGTGGTCGAACGGGCAGGCTGCATCTGGATGTGGCACGACATGGAAGGCGGCGCTCCCGATTTCGATCTGCCCACGTTCGCCGAATACGACCAGACCGAACAGGGCTGGGTCCGCTGGCAGGTGGATCATCTGGGGACACTGCCCATCCACCCGCAGGAAATCGTCGATAACATGACCGATTTCGGCCATTTCACGCCGGTGCACGGCAGCATGGGCCATGCCTATTTCGAGAACGAATTCGCCGGACACATCATGCGCCAGCGCTTCGGTTCGGGCCACCGCACGTTGGTGGATGGCGATGCGCTGCTGGAAACCGACACCTGGTACACCGGGCCGGGCATTCTGCTGTCGCGCATGGAAGGTAAGCATCCTTCGCTGATGATGATCTGCAACACGCCGGTCGAAGATGGCGAAGTGCGCGTATGGTTCGCGGTGATGGCGAAAACGGCTGAAAATCACGAGCCGACGCGTGAAGAAGCGGCCATCGCACGGGCCTATCACGAAGCGGGGCTGGCCGCTTTCGCGCAGGATTTCGAACTGTGGAAGTACAAGGAGCCGGCGATCAATATCCTGCAGATTCCCGATGATGGCCCGTTCCATAAGGAACGCATCTGGTACAAGCAGTTCTACAACCCGCGCGAACGGGCAGCGGAATTCCACAAACGGGTGAATGGTACGCACATCACCGCGAAAGCGGGCGATACGCCGCCGGTGCGGGCGGTGGCCTGA
- a CDS encoding VOC family protein gives MEIAALAYSVISATDLAAWERFGEDVAGFSAHPVPGGLALRMDERAGRLFIRHDRQDRYFASGWEIRTEAQFAAGLAELKRKGVACHPATAEERALRHAVDMVWFLDPSGNRHELVLGYTSHFDRFVSPAGVPGFVTGDMGYGHVVLPAPNFAETRAFMIDVLGFGMADFMIHRPQGVEGPEQRIEFMHCGNARHHSLALFEGEVPAGCVHLMVEVPTMDEVGHAMDRARAAGTRMMATLGKHTNDHMTSFYMATPGGFALEYGFGGRMIDWDRHTVFESTSVSLWGHDFSIGFGADEHQQHPMASAA, from the coding sequence ATGGAAATTGCGGCACTGGCTTATAGCGTCATCAGCGCCACCGATCTCGCCGCGTGGGAACGCTTCGGTGAGGATGTGGCCGGCTTTTCCGCACACCCCGTGCCGGGCGGTCTCGCGCTCCGTATGGACGAACGGGCGGGGCGACTGTTTATCCGGCACGATAGGCAGGACCGGTACTTCGCCAGCGGCTGGGAAATCCGGACCGAGGCGCAATTTGCCGCCGGGCTGGCCGAACTGAAGCGGAAAGGTGTGGCTTGCCACCCGGCGACGGCTGAGGAGCGCGCTCTGCGCCATGCGGTCGATATGGTGTGGTTCCTCGATCCATCGGGCAACCGGCACGAACTGGTGCTGGGCTATACTTCGCATTTCGATCGCTTCGTGTCGCCTGCGGGCGTGCCCGGTTTCGTGACCGGGGACATGGGCTACGGCCATGTCGTGTTGCCCGCGCCGAACTTCGCGGAAACGCGGGCCTTCATGATCGATGTGCTGGGTTTCGGCATGGCCGATTTCATGATCCATCGCCCGCAAGGCGTGGAAGGGCCGGAGCAGCGCATCGAATTCATGCATTGCGGCAACGCCCGGCATCATTCGCTTGCCCTGTTCGAAGGGGAAGTGCCTGCGGGATGCGTGCATCTGATGGTCGAAGTGCCGACGATGGATGAAGTCGGCCATGCGATGGACCGCGCCCGCGCCGCCGGCACCCGGATGATGGCGACACTGGGCAAGCACACCAACGATCACATGACCAGTTTCTATATGGCGACGCCGGGCGGCTTTGCGTTGGAATACGGGTTCGGCGGGCGGATGATCGATTGGGATCGCCACACCGTGTTCGAAAGCACGTCGGTCAGCCTGTGGGGCCACGATTTCAGCATCGGCTTCGGCGCCGATGAACACCAGCAACATCCCATGGCCAGCGCGGCCTGA